GCGACCAATGCGGATCTACGAGCGGAGTGCGCGGCTGGACGCTTTCGGGAGGATCTGTTGTTTCGGTTGAACACGGTCGAGATTAGTCTGCCGCCGTTGCGGGAGCGGCGTGAGGATATTCCGGCGTTGGCGGGGCACTTTATGGCGCGATACGCTGAACGATATCGAAGGCAGATTCAGGGCCTGGAGCCGGCCACGCTTCAGATGATGTTGCAGTATGGGTGGCCGGGCAACGTGCGCGAGTTGGATCACACGATTGAACGGGCGGTCTTGATGGCTCGGGGGACGTTGATTGAGCCCGCGGATCTGGGACTGAATACGCAACAGCGGGGCTCGGCGCGGAGCATGGATAATATGAGCCTTGAGGCGGTTGAGGCAATTCTGATTCGCAAAGCGCTTGCCCGCGCAGGTGGTAATGTGAGCCATGCGGCCGATGCGCTTGGATTGAGCAGGGGAGCGCTTTATCGCCGTATCGAAAAGTATGGTCTCTGAAGATCCAGACGGGAAGAGATCCAGCGGCAACTCGAGGCTGACCCGCATGCCGCTGGGGCGATCGGGGCGGCGGGTGAGCTTCGAGAAGCGATTGCGCCTTTGGCTTTGCCTTCCCGGGCTGCCGATGCTGGTGTTGTGCTGGCTTCCGTTGAGGCATCATTCGGTGGATGTTCTTCTGCAAAGTATCGTTCTGCTGAGTCTTGCGCTGGGATGGATCTTTGCGGTCTCCGTTTTAATGGAGCAGATTGTTCGTCCGCTGCAGACGCTGGCGAACGTCGTGGCTGCGTTGCGCGAGGACGACTTTTCTTTCCGTGCTCGCGGAGGGCAGAGAAACGACGCTATGGGGGATCTGGCGCTTGAGATTAATCGTCTCGCGGGAATGCTGCAGGGGCAACGTGCAAGCGCGTTAGAAGCAATGGCGTTGGTGGAACGCGTTATGGAGTCAATGCAGTCGCCGGTGCTGGCGTTTGATCCCGAGGGTCGATTGAAGTTGCTGAACGCCGCAGGGGAGCATGCGTTTGGGTTGCAGGTTCAGACGGCGCTCGGTCACTCGGCTGTGGGGTTGAAGTTGGACCAGCTGCTTGATGTAGCGGATGAAGAGGTCATGTCGCTGGGTAGCGGGCAACAGTCGGTGCGATGGGTGGTGAAGAGGACTGGCTTCCGCCTGCGCGGCGTGCCGCATACGTTGTTTGTGCTGTCGGATGTGAGCGCTGCTTTGCGGGAGGAGGAGCGGATTGCGTGGGAGAGGTTGATTCGGGTGCTGGGACACGAGATCAATAATTCGCTAACGCCTATTAAGTCGATTGCGGGGAGTCTGCGTGGCCGTCTTGCGGCTTTGGGGAGTGCATCTGGCGAGAGTGCTGATTTTGAGAGGGGCCTCGAGGTTATCGAGAATCGCTCCGAGTCGCTGAACCGGTTTCTGCAGGCGTACCGTCAGTTGATGGGCCTGCCGGCACCGCGGCTGGCTCCGGTCTCTGTGGCGACTTTGGCGCAGAGTGCGGCATTGCTGGAGAGGCGAGTTGCAGTGACGGTGGAAGGTGCGGCAGAGGTTGTCGTGCAGGTGGATGCCGACCATATTGAACAGGCGCTGATTAATCTGGTTCGCAACGCAGCCGATGCTGCGCTTAGTCCAGATCATGCTGGTGAAGGTGATCCCCATGTCAAGATCGTCTGGGCGACGGTTGGTTCCGAGGTTGTGATTGGAGTGGTGGACAATGGTCCTGGGCTGACGAACGCAGGCAATCTGTTTGTTCCGTTTTATACAACGAAGCCAGGGGGGACAGGGATCGGTCTGGTTCTCGCGCAACAGATTGCACAGGCGCATCGGGGATCGGTGCAGTTGGCTAACCGTACCGACGGTCACACAGGGTGCAGGGCCGACCTTCGGTTGCCGCTTGCCGGATGACGCTAATCGAGGTTCCCTGCTCCTGGAGGTGCTGTATTGCTCTTTTAACGATGGTGAAGGAAAGAAGATATGCCAAAAGCCCGTTCGCCGTGCAAAATAGCACAGGATTAAAACGAGGTGAAGGATGGCTTGTAAGGTGGAAGAGCTGAGACAGATTCCTCTATTTGCGCTGCTCGACGAGGAGGAGATAGGGGTGCTGGCTGCACAGGTGGAGATCAAAAAGTTTGCAGCACGCCAACGCATCTACAAGCTGGGCGAACCTGGAAAACATGCTTATGTGATGATGTCTGGCGTGGTGCGGGTGACGACGGTGGATCGCGATCACCAGGAGGTGTTGGTGGATGAGCCGCGCGATGGCGAGTTCTTCGGCTTTGCTTCGATGCTGGAGGATACGCCCCACCAGACGACGGCATTGGCGATCGAAGAGACGACCTGCGTTGAGGTGAGTCGTGACGATATCGCCGCGCTGCTGCAGCAGAAGCCTATGGCGGGGATGGACATGCTGACAGTAGTGAGCCGCCAATTTCATGCGTCCCAGGAGTTGGTGCGGCTTCGAGCCAATCGCAACTCGAATGATGTGATCGAAGAGGAGATGAGTTTTGGGGACCGCATAGCCGACACGGTCGCACGATTCGGTGGATCATGGACCTTTATCATCTTATTTGGAGCTGTGCTCCTGGTTTATGCTGCGGCGAACATCATTCTAAGAGGTAGAGCATGGGATCCCTATCCGTTTATTTTGCTCAATCTGTTTCTGTCAATGCTGGCCGCCATCCAGGCTCCAGTGATTATGATGAGTCAGAATCGTCAGGACACGAAAGACCGGGTTCGCGGTGAGTTGGACTACGATGTGAATCTTCGTGCTGAGTCCGAGATTCAAAACCTGTCGGGCAAACTGAATATGCTGACGGAGAAGATCGGCGACGTTGACGATCTTTTGCGGGAGCACTTGAAGCTGAAGGAACACCTGCCTGGAAGATAGCAGCAGGGATAGATGGCGAATTTCGATTGCATGGGGCTCTCGACGTATTAAGGCTCTGTTCCGAATCGGTCTTGTGGAGATCTGCTGGAGGAGAGCATAAGGTGCAGTCTTCGTGCAGGGGCCTTCGCTCGCGCAAATCCACGCACTTTATCCCATTCCATTGCAGCAATCGACATGTCGAGCTAACTGTGCTTCAGTTCGCAGCGGATCTCTTTATCTGCTGGTACGACTCGTGCTGAATGGGTGATGGCAGATCAAATTTAACCGCGAAGAGATGCAGTCTGAGGTCTTCCTTGTCGCCCTTAACGGCGCATATGACTTCTTTATGGCCTTTCTACGTCTTCTTTATGTGCTGACTGCTTGAATGGTGATTGACGCGGGAGCTCGGAAGCCTTCATGGCGTGCTGAGACGTGATCGATCTCCTGCGACGAATTTGCATGCAATAGCTTCAGTTGGAGGCAGGACTATGTGGGATTTGGGATGCGTCGCTGCCAGTGTTTTGTTTTTTCTGATTGCGATTGGCTATACGACGGGATGTGAACGGTTGGGGATGAAGGAGAAGCAGGGATGATCGAGACAACGCTGCTTGGCCTGGTAACCGTGCTGCTATTGATCTATCTGGTTTACGCGCTGCTGCGCCCCGAAAAGTTTTAGAGGAAGTAGTCATTATGACAGCGAACGGCTGGTTTCAGGTTTTCTTCTTTTTTTCATTGGTATTGGTATGTGCAAAGCCATTGGGTGTGTACATGGCTCGTGTCTTCGAGCGCGAACACACTTGGGCGGATGTTATCTTTCGTCCGCTGGAGCGACTCGTCTATCGCCTGACGGGTATCGACGAAACGCGTGAGATGGCCTGGACCGAGTATGCGGTTGTCATGCTGCTCTTCAGTCTGGTCTCTATGCTGGCAACGTATGCGATAGAGCGGCTGCAGCAGTGGCTTCCCCTCAATTCTCAACACCTCGCAGCTGTAGCGCCTGATCTTGCGTTGAATACGGCGGCGTCTTTTACGACGAATACCAACTGGCAGTCCTATGTGCCTGAGACGACGATGAGCTATCTCACCCAGATGCTCACCCTTGCTTACCACAACTTTTTCTCCGCGGCTGTCGGAATGGCGTTGGCGGTTGCGCTGATCCGGGGCATTTCACGGCGCGAATCGAAGACTTTGGGAAATTTTTGGGTTGATGCTACGCGCGCGTCGTTGTGGGTTCTGCTTCCGGGCTGTCTGATCTATGCGCTTCTGCTGGTCTCGCAAGGCGTAGTGCAGAACTTTCGTCCCTATGATCAGGCAAAGCTCGTGCAGGCGCAGACGACAACTGTGACAGGCTCTGACGGCAAGACGACGACACAAACTGTAACGACGCAGAGCATTGCGCAGGGTCCGGTTGCTTCACAGGAAGCGATCAAGATGCTCGGGACAAATGGTGGAGGATTCTTCAATACGAACAGTGCACACCCGTTCGAGAATCCAACGCCCTTCTCTAATTTGATGCAGATGTTTTCGATCTTCCTGATACCCGCTGGGCTGACAGTCACGCTGGGTCGAATGACGCGAGCACCGAAGCATGGCTGGGCAGTCTTTGCTGCGATGGCTGCGCTCTTTTTTGTTGGTGTCTTTGTGGCGTACTACGCGGAGGCTCAGACGAATCCACTCCTTCACTCAGTGGATCAGCATGTTTCGACGTTGCAGGCCGGCGGCAATATGGAAGGCAAGGAAGTGCGGTTCGGCATCGCCAATTCTGCATTGTTTGCGACAGTGACAACGGATGCAAGCTGCGGCGCCGTGAACGCCATGCACGATTCCTTTATGCCGCTGGGTGGGCTGGTTCCGATGGTCAACATCATGCTGGGCGAGGTGATCTTCGGTGGGGTCGGCGCTGGACTCTATGGGATGTTGATCTTCGTTGTGCTGGCGGTCTTTATCGCCGGACTAATGGTTGGGCGGACGCCTGAGTATCTCGGGAAAAAGATCGAATCGTATGACGTGAAGATGGCGATGCTGTATGTGCTGATCTTTCCGTTGTCGATCTTAGGATTTTCCGCAATGTCATTGATGATGCCGCAACTGGGGCTCTCTTCGATCACCAACCCTGGACCTCATGGTCTTTCGCAAATTCTTTACGCTTACACCTCAGCGACGGGGAACAACGGTTCTGGGTTCGCAGGCATCAGCGCGAATACGCATTGGTACAACTTGTCGCTGGCCGCCG
The nucleotide sequence above comes from Tunturibacter empetritectus. Encoded proteins:
- a CDS encoding sensor histidine kinase gives rise to the protein MVSEDPDGKRSSGNSRLTRMPLGRSGRRVSFEKRLRLWLCLPGLPMLVLCWLPLRHHSVDVLLQSIVLLSLALGWIFAVSVLMEQIVRPLQTLANVVAALREDDFSFRARGGQRNDAMGDLALEINRLAGMLQGQRASALEAMALVERVMESMQSPVLAFDPEGRLKLLNAAGEHAFGLQVQTALGHSAVGLKLDQLLDVADEEVMSLGSGQQSVRWVVKRTGFRLRGVPHTLFVLSDVSAALREEERIAWERLIRVLGHEINNSLTPIKSIAGSLRGRLAALGSASGESADFERGLEVIENRSESLNRFLQAYRQLMGLPAPRLAPVSVATLAQSAALLERRVAVTVEGAAEVVVQVDADHIEQALINLVRNAADAALSPDHAGEGDPHVKIVWATVGSEVVIGVVDNGPGLTNAGNLFVPFYTTKPGGTGIGLVLAQQIAQAHRGSVQLANRTDGHTGCRADLRLPLAG
- a CDS encoding DUF1003 domain-containing protein, with amino-acid sequence MACKVEELRQIPLFALLDEEEIGVLAAQVEIKKFAARQRIYKLGEPGKHAYVMMSGVVRVTTVDRDHQEVLVDEPRDGEFFGFASMLEDTPHQTTALAIEETTCVEVSRDDIAALLQQKPMAGMDMLTVVSRQFHASQELVRLRANRNSNDVIEEEMSFGDRIADTVARFGGSWTFIILFGAVLLVYAAANIILRGRAWDPYPFILLNLFLSMLAAIQAPVIMMSQNRQDTKDRVRGELDYDVNLRAESEIQNLSGKLNMLTEKIGDVDDLLREHLKLKEHLPGR
- the kdpF gene encoding K(+)-transporting ATPase subunit F, yielding MIETTLLGLVTVLLLIYLVYALLRPEKF
- the kdpA gene encoding potassium-transporting ATPase subunit KdpA; this translates as MTANGWFQVFFFFSLVLVCAKPLGVYMARVFEREHTWADVIFRPLERLVYRLTGIDETREMAWTEYAVVMLLFSLVSMLATYAIERLQQWLPLNSQHLAAVAPDLALNTAASFTTNTNWQSYVPETTMSYLTQMLTLAYHNFFSAAVGMALAVALIRGISRRESKTLGNFWVDATRASLWVLLPGCLIYALLLVSQGVVQNFRPYDQAKLVQAQTTTVTGSDGKTTTQTVTTQSIAQGPVASQEAIKMLGTNGGGFFNTNSAHPFENPTPFSNLMQMFSIFLIPAGLTVTLGRMTRAPKHGWAVFAAMAALFFVGVFVAYYAEAQTNPLLHSVDQHVSTLQAGGNMEGKEVRFGIANSALFATVTTDASCGAVNAMHDSFMPLGGLVPMVNIMLGEVIFGGVGAGLYGMLIFVVLAVFIAGLMVGRTPEYLGKKIESYDVKMAMLYVLIFPLSILGFSAMSLMMPQLGLSSITNPGPHGLSQILYAYTSATGNNGSGFAGISANTHWYNLSLAAAMLIGRFLMIVPMLAIAGSLAKKKLVPPSPGTFPVHTPLFTVLLVGVVLIVGALTFFPAISLGPILEHLMMHAGKSF